One Prevotella melaninogenica DNA window includes the following coding sequences:
- a CDS encoding YhcH/YjgK/YiaL family protein produces the protein MIIADLSACHRYFGLHPRMKEMLEYILQHDFSQQEAGRISLDADDLFINLDEVELKRKEAQRLEFHKNYIDIQVPLLQDETMGWTALSDLGDPDIVYNLERDCGFYTQVAKEYFCVKPGQFTIFFPEDAHAPIIGEGKQRKLVGKIRV, from the coding sequence ATGATAATAGCAGATTTAAGCGCATGCCATCGCTACTTTGGACTACATCCAAGAATGAAGGAAATGCTGGAGTATATCCTCCAACATGATTTCAGCCAACAAGAAGCAGGACGCATATCCCTCGATGCTGACGACCTCTTCATCAATTTAGACGAGGTAGAACTGAAGCGTAAAGAAGCGCAACGATTAGAGTTCCACAAGAACTATATTGATATTCAAGTACCCTTATTACAGGATGAGACAATGGGCTGGACAGCTTTGTCTGACTTAGGTGATCCTGATATTGTCTATAATCTTGAGCGAGATTGCGGCTTTTATACACAAGTTGCAAAGGAATACTTCTGTGTTAAGCCAGGGCAATTCACCATCTTTTTCCCAGAGGATGCCCATGCACCTATCATTGGAGAAGGGAAACAAAGAAAGTTAGTGGGGAAGATTAGGGTGTAG